The DNA sequence ATTTCCACTCCAAGAACTGCTCTAACCGCAGCAGAATATCTTGCTTTTGATCTTGAAATGCACGTTCTTGTTATTATTACTGATATGACAAATTATTGTGAAGCTTTAAGAGAAATCTCAGCTGCGAGGAAAGAAGTTCCTGGAAGAAGAGGTTATCCTGGTTATCTTTATACAGACCTTGCGACGCTCTATGAGAGAGCAGGAAGGATAAAGGGAAAGAAAGGTTCAATCACTTTAATTCCTGTGCTTTCAATGCCTGAGGATGATAAAACGCATCCAATTCCAGACCTTACTGGCTATATTACAGAAGGTCAGATTATATTTTCAAGAGCTCTTGAAAGGAAAGGTATTAAACCCCCCATCGATGTTTTACCTTCGCTTTCTCGTCTTAAAGATAAAGGAATAGGAAAGGGAAAAACAAGAGAAGATCATGCTGATCTTTATAACCAATTATATGCTGCTTATTCAAGAGGAAAAGAGGCAGAAGAGCTTTCTATTATTCTTGGAGAAGCGGCTCTATCTGATATGGATAAAAAATATCTTGAGTTTATGAATAGGTTTGAAAAAGAATATGTAAGTCAGGGTGAATATGAAAATAGAAGTGTAGAAGAGACTTTGGATTTAGGTTGGAAACTTCTTTCTATCTTTCCAAGGAGAGAACTAAAAAGAGTTAGAGAGGAATATCTGAATAAGTATTTTGCAAAATTTGAAGAAAATGATAAATTAGATTTATCTGCTGTTAAAAGTGGAAATAATGAAGGGTAAGAAAAGAGAAAAAGGTCTCAAACCAAAATCTTAAAAGGGGTTTGGAAGATATGGCTATCCAAATAAGTGCAACGAGAATGGAGTTACTTTATCTTAAGAAGCGGTTAAATATTGCGAAAAGAGGTTATAAATTATTAAAACAGAAACAAGATGAACTTTTAAGAATAATTCAAAAGTTTGTGGCTCTTTTTGTTTCAATGAGAAGGGAAATAGAAAAGGAGTTAATAGAAGCTTTGAAGCAAATCTTCCTTGCCAAAGCTTATGAAGATAGAAATATTTTTGAAGGAGCATTTTTATTGCTTGATACTAAGGTTGAGCTTTCTATGGAAATAGAAAAAGTGATGAATGTTCCTCTTCCAAAATACAGAAAGGATTTGAAAGGAGAGATTGTTTCCTATGGCTTTACAACGACTTCTCCTACGCTTGATTTGGCCTTAAAGAGTTTATGGGAAGTTTTTGAAAGACTAATAGAATTGGCTGAATTGGAAAAAAGAATTCTCCTTTTATCTTTCGAATTAGA is a window from the candidate division WOR-3 bacterium genome containing:
- a CDS encoding V-type ATP synthase subunit D, giving the protein MAIQISATRMELLYLKKRLNIAKRGYKLLKQKQDELLRIIQKFVALFVSMRREIEKELIEALKQIFLAKAYEDRNIFEGAFLLLDTKVELSMEIEKVMNVPLPKYRKDLKGEIVSYGFTTTSPTLDLALKSLWEVFERLIELAELEKRILLLSFELDKTRRRVNALEYILIPEVEEAVREINMKLEEREREKNSRLMIIKDIIRG
- a CDS encoding V-type ATP synthase subunit B, whose protein sequence is MRVEYKTISNIAGPLLFVEGVKGVSYGELCRIKLPDGEVRTGKVLEIHQDKAMIQVFEGTRGIDISESSVIFEGRTIQLDLSPDILGRIFDGLGNVIDGGPKILPEKRRDINGEPINPSAREYPNEFIQTGISTIDGLNPLVRGQKLPFFSGSGLPHNKLAAQIVRQAKVLGKEEKFAVVFAAVGITFEEAEFFREDFEKSGALERVVMFLNLADDPPIARISTPRTALTAAEYLAFDLEMHVLVIITDMTNYCEALREISAARKEVPGRRGYPGYLYTDLATLYERAGRIKGKKGSITLIPVLSMPEDDKTHPIPDLTGYITEGQIIFSRALERKGIKPPIDVLPSLSRLKDKGIGKGKTREDHADLYNQLYAAYSRGKEAEELSIILGEAALSDMDKKYLEFMNRFEKEYVSQGEYENRSVEETLDLGWKLLSIFPRRELKRVREEYLNKYFAKFEENDKLDLSAVKSGNNEG